The Neomonachus schauinslandi chromosome 11, ASM220157v2, whole genome shotgun sequence genomic sequence aTTACTCGCTGGCTAGTGGATAAGAGAGTAACGAGAAGGTACATGTAGGTAAGGGAAGATCAGGGGATATAGAAAGTGTGGATAATAGACAGATGTGGTGGACATTGTTAACATTTGCTTACAGTTAACAATTGTGTTCCCAGTGATTAAAAGTCACTTCTCATACCATCTTTATGTACCTTTGATTTTTATGAGACTGTTTTCATCCCTCAATAACTTTATCAGATCACATATTATGGCCAAATTAGCCTGACCTCTGCCACTGACCAATTCTGCATGATCTCACTTGTTTCTACCAGTATCCATACAGACACCTACAACAAGCACAGGATCCTAGTACTAACATGAGCCAGGCAATGTTATGGCTTTAGCAGGCTATAAGAGACTCAGGCCCTCACCATGTAAAGGTTGTTCTGGATCAGAAGTCAGGTTCTGAGTCTCATCCATGAGTAACCATGGGCTCAGTGCCCTGAAAAACCCATTGAATATCCCCCCACTTTCCTTTCTATTACTTCTCAGTCCTGATCTTCCCATCTTGAAAAGTAACTGTATTTGAGTCTTCCATCCAATCTGCCTGACCTTTCATCATTACATCACCCTTTTATTGTCACATAGGCAGATGGATTAGAAAGAAATGAGAGTATAGGCAGAATAGGATTCACAGGCAGACAGAAGACTGGTAAGATTCTCTAATCACTTACCTTCACCATGACAGTTCTATAGCCATGCCACTCACCCTACAGCCCCAGCCTAGACATCACTGAATCAGACACAAATGGAAAGGACTCCTTTGATCCCTGGTAATGATAACTTCACCTCCTGCCTTGCATCACTTCCCAATGCTCTACAACCTTCTTATCCTGGATGTTTCTCATGAGATCTAACAATATTTTCTGCTGCCCACTTTGTTTCAGCCACAGCATAAGAATGAGTCCCAATGGCTTCATCTCCCAGGGCTTCCTAAGGTTTAGAGCAGGGTAATAAAGTCTTCTCCACCCACCCTACCTGGACCTGACCATGCAGTTCACAAACCACAGCCATCAGAACCCAAACACTTTTCTGCTCATGGGAATTCCTGGCCTGGAGGCATCCCACTTTTGGATTGCATTTCCCTTTTGCTCCATGTATGCCCTGGCAGTGCTTGGCAACATGGCAGTGCTCCTGGTGGTGCAATCAGAGCCTGCCCTGCACCAGCCCATGTACCTATTCCTGTGCATGCTGTCCATCATTGACCTGGTACTCTGCACTTCTACTGTGCCCAAGCTCCTTGCACTTTTTTGGACAAATGCTACTGAGATCAACTTTGGGGCCTGTGCTACCCAGATGTTCTTTATCTATGGCTTTTCAGCTGTTGAATCTGGTATCCTGCTAGCAATGGCCTTTGACCGCTACTTGGCCATCTGCCGGCCACTGCACTATGGGTCATTGTTTTCCCCAGAGACTGTGGGCAAGCTGGCAGCTGCTGCTGTGTTTCGTGGCTTGGGGCTCATGACCCCACTCACCTGCTTACTGGCAAGGCTGAGCTACTGTAGCCGAGTTGCGGCCCACTCCTACTGTGAGCACATGGTTGTAGTGAAGCTGGCTTGTGGGGGCACACAGCCAAACAACATCTATGGCATCACTGCTGCCACGCTGGTGGTGGGCACAGACTCCATTTGCATCGCTGTCTGCTATGCACTCATCCTCCGGGCTGTGTTAAGCCTTTCCTCCAAAGAAGCAAGGGCTAAGACATTTGGCACTTGTGGCTCCCACCTTGGTGTCATCCTTCTCTTCTATACACCAGGACTCTTTTCATTCTACACACAGCACTTTGGCCAGCATGTACCCCGGCACATCCACATCCTCCTGGCTGACCTCTACCTTGTTTTACCACCCATGCTCAACCCCATCATCTATGGCATGAAGACCAAACAGATCCGGGATGGAGCCCTCCGACTGATGAAGCAGGGCATTGTTCAGTCTTAAGTCTTCAACCCCACCCTGGAAAGCTATCTTCTTCCTTTAGGCCTTGGGCAATTGTTGGAGGAGGCCATTGAGAGGATGTGACCACCAATTAACCTGTGAGCTGGCTGGGGGTATTTGGGCATTCTTtatcccttcctctgtccctggaATGTACATTCTGACCACCATTCCCACAGTGAGAGCTGTTCTAAGTACACAGCCTTGAGAGAGTAAGGTATTGTTGAGCCCATCCGGACCTTATACATGACtaaacccagttaaggcctctacataaacttttaagatttggcagaTGGGTACTTATCTTGTGGCCACCAAGACAAATCTCTTAAGTAAGTCCCTTGCTttttaaacctgccacctacccatctggagtggcctgcctctttccttGGTCTCTTCTTGCTCTCTGTGTATGGGAGCCAATTGGTGAACCAACATCAATTGTTAAGAGACCAGTAGTTTCCCGcatggtggagagagaaaaatccacACTCAGTGGTATCCTTACTTCAATAAGGAGATAAAGCACAAGTCTGATGGGTGAAGAATCATCATATATTTCCCACTTGTGATGTAGATATGGTTACAAAGCCTAGGGATCCCCTGTTTATTGGGAAACATGGTCATCAAGCTGATGATAGCCTCCCTGGGAATTCCACACTGCTCTTCTGACATGGCTCCTACCTTCTAGGAGACcttgataaaatgagaaagatatgACTGAtgatctgaaaaggaaaaaaaatcctcatccaTAGTCAGGTGTTCCTACTCTGATATGGATACATGAATACCTCCCTCAGTGAATTCCAACTTTGACAGGAGAAACACATACatagagaagagaagcagagagatggagataGAACACTCAGCAATGGACCAAAGGGACAACCGTGTCCACTATACAGAGGAATATGCAACAAAGTGTAATGTCAATCTAGGAAGGTGagaattttcatcttttcattgaGCATTTAGTATGCTAAAAATCTAGGGGTATGGACTTGATTAGGTCAAAAGTCCTTGTGAAGACTGTTAACTGTTAGCCAGAGGAAAATGACAATAGGGAGACAACAGTGAAACAAATTAGTTTAATTagccaaattaaagaaatatgatTAGGATAAGCACAGGGACCATGGGTATTGAGTAAGGACACCTAACTTGCTCAGGGAAAAGAGATCCCAGTACCCACCTCTTTTCATTCCACATCTCTACACATAGGAAAGGCCGCTTTCTCAGAAGCCTTCGATGATGCCTGGGGTGTAAGGTGTGGGAACAAAGTCTCAGACTAGATGATATCAAGTCTGTTCCCTGGGAGTGGCCATGTGGAGCTGCCACCAAGCCTCAAATGTCCAGGGAAAAGACTACACCCCTTCTTtggagagaaaatagagaaagcagTCCAATTTGACCTCCAGagcaggttttaaaaattaaagtgatgGCTGTGATTAGAAGGCCCATTAGGATCCAGAGTTCGCAGAGTCTCTGGTTTTGACATCCCTGCTCAGAATCTACATTCAGATTGGTAAGGAGTTAATAGGTATTTGGCTCTCAGGCAAAGCATTCTAGTAAGTTAGGGAAGAGCTTGCACAGAAGGCCACTAGCAGGCTCAGGAAGACCTAGGTCATCAGAACTTCATCCAGTTATAGCAGTAGATTAACTTAACACTCTGCAGTGCCTCACAAGAATATGCATCATCTTCTTAGAGTTTCATAACCATCTGATGAAGGCACATAATTACCTCCACTTTAGAGTCCAAGGCAGAAGATTAGGAAGgtaataacttgcccaagaaaTCAAGTAAATATCAGAGCCAGAATTCAGatctttttaattctaaattctgTGTTGTTTACCCCTTATCCAATAAATTCCTATAAATCTAGACCCTGGAAACAAAAATCTAATAAGATTTAATCTAGGAATGAGGGGATAATTCTTTCCCTAATATCACTGACCTTACTGAGAATATGCAACATGACAAACACTCTTCTAGGGTTTGGAAATATAATGATGATTCAGGAAGATAAATCCCTGGTGACAACTTAAATAGGAGACCTCAGCAAAATCCCCCACCCATGTACTCTGACTCCTGTGTTACCATAATAATTCTTCCTTCACTCTAGGGCTCAAAATTAGTAGCTTTAATTTTCCCACAAACAGCCCAGGTTGCCAGGCAACTAGAGACCTCAGATTGGCCAATAAATTCTAGTCTCCAGGATACTTAATTCAAATTATGGGGGAAATCAAGAAAACCAGCTATACTCTACCTGGGACCATTGGTTacacttgatttatttttccaaaactattttttaatgaggtataatttacctaaaataaaatgcatatgttaaatatataattagatGATCTCTGACAAACATGTGCATCAGTATAACCACCACcttaatcaagatacagaatatttttataatcccagaaagttcccttgtgctCTTTCCAAGTAAAACCCTTAGGGGTCCTCCACTGAGAAAACCACAGTTTGATTTTGATTACCTTTGATCAAACTTACTGTTCTAGAAGTTCATATAAGTGGAATgctataatatatattctatgtgTCCAGCTTCCTTGGCTcaacatgtttttgagattcatttgtaTTGTGTGCATGAGCTGtgaattcctttttatttgctagtattccattgcatgaatacACCAAAGTTTAACTATTTggggacacttgagttgcttcctttttttttttttctattataaataaagctgctttgAATATTTCTTAAACTAAAAGTAGAATTTTTGGGTTATAaggtaaatgtatgtttaatagaacctaccaaattgttttccaaagtaattgtaccattttatactctCGCAAGTGTTGTATAACACTTCTCAGTTGTTCTACATCCTGATAAACCATTGAAACtaccattcttttattttaacattcCAATGGTAAAATGGTAATTTGTGGGTTTAATTTGCGTTTTTCTGATGACTGACATTGAGCAACTTTTCATACATTTACTGTTTGTGCATACACCTTCTATGAAATGTCTGTTaatatcttttgtccattttttattgaatattttgctTATTGATTTGTACTAGCCATTTATAGATTTCGAATACAAGTCATCTGTCATATAAACATAGTGAAAATATTGGCCAATTTTGTGGCTTGCCTTTTGATTTTCTTGTATATCtctttgataaaaagaaatttttagttGCCTATAaagtaatgaatcattgaacactacaacaaaaatttatgagaactatatgttggctaactgaacataataaaataaattttagttataaACTCAAAATTAGCAATCTTATTCATGGTTAGtgctttgttttatagatttaacTTATAATTTTAGGTCTGTAATCCAACACAAATAATAATTGTATAAGGTGTGAAGTAGagatcaagatttatttttttcacttatgtaTATTCAGTTCCAGAATTTATTGGAAAGACTCTTCTCCAAATTGAATTGCCTTGGCAACTTTATCAAATATCAGTCAACTCTTTATGTGTGGatgtatttctgggttttcttttcctttcattaatcTATTTGATTATCATATCAATCTCATATCCTCATATCAACACTGTCTTAataactttataataagtcttgaaaggAAATAGTATAAGTCCTCCAACACTGTACTTCCACAGTTGTTCTGGCTGTTCCATAttctttgcatttatatatataaatttatatatatatatatatataatgtgtgtgtcaATTTGTTAGAAAACATATAATCAAAccctattaatattttttgtagaaattatttttttctgatttcatattgGTTAGGACCTCTGATACAATATTCAATAGAATTAGGcaaacatccttgccttgtttctgatcttaggaggaaagtaTTCAATCTTTCATAATTAAATATCATGTTAACTGAAGGTTTTTCGTAAGTTTCCTTTACCATTGTTGAAAATTATCCAGATGTGTTGAATTtggtcatcattttttttatagAGTTAGGTAAtcacatgatttttctccttcattctattaatggaATGTACcagttgacttatttttaaatgttaaactacCTTATATTTCTGGAATAAACCCTACTTGGTTATGATGTACTATCAATTTTGTATATTGCTGgaatcagtttgctaatattttgatagggataatTGGCTCTCTGTTCATGACAGATACTGatcttgtaattttctttcttataatttcctTGTCAAGTTCTTATATCAGAGTTTTGTTTACCTCCTAAAATGTACTAAAGTATTCCCTATTgctctattttctgaaaatgttcatataacatttatttattccttaaatatttgatagaattacACAGGAAAGAAATTTGGGTCTgaagtttcctttgttttttattttacatttaatttttaatgaataattctattcaaattttctattttcacaatctttccattttctctagaGTGTCAAAATAACAATTGTCATAATATAacaacaattttataaattttacaattttataaattactcataatatccttttattatccttttaattctGTAGGACTTGTCACCTTTTATTATATTGGTTATTCATGTTTACTTCGTCCTCTTTTGTCATGCTGGTAGGGGAGAAAGGtgtatcagttttattaatttttagaaccagactgtggctttatttttctgtttttctttaatttctgctctttatttccattcttctatttactttgggtttaatttgctcctctatttctagcttcttaaggtgGAAACTTAAgaccattgatttttaaaaactcaatgtATAAGCTTCTCTCTATGCATTGCATTAgctgtatcccacaaattttgatatgttgtgtaaaaatattttgtactaCTGTTTAATTTCCCTTATGACTTTTTTgtgacccattggttattttaAGTGTgttatttacttttcaaatactTGGTGATCTTCTATATTTATTATCactattaatttataatttaattccattacGGTTGGAAAACATAGGCTGTATTTTAGCCcttcaaaatgtattcaaaatgtattcagacttgttttatggccctgATATAGTCCGTCTGGGTAAATACTCCATGTCTACTTCAAATtaatatttcttcatgttttgaGTGTATTTTATGATTATCAGGTAGGTCAAATTGATCAATGATCAACTTTACCAtatctttaaaggtttttttttatctgGCTCTGACAGGACTGTTAAAAATTTCTAATTACAATTatggttttctctatttttccttttatttctgtcaattttgctttgtgtattttgaagatCTGTTATTAAGTGtatacacatttataatttttatatattttttccttaaattttttttatttaaattcagtttaggtaatatatactgtattattagtttaatgggtagaatttaatgattcatcagttgcatatagcacccagtgctcattacatcaagtgcccttaatacccatcagccaATTGCCCAtcatcccctcacccacttcccctctagcaaccctcagtttgtttcctacatttaagagtctcttatggtttgcctccctgttttcattttatttgaattgacattttagcattataaaatgagagactatggattccaggaaacaaactgagggttttaaaggggaggggggtggggggatgggttagcccagtgataggtattaaagaggacacggattgcatggagcactggtgttatatgcaaacaatgaatcatggaacactacatcaaaaactaatgatgtactgtatggtgactaacataacataataaaaaataaaataagatgatccTCTTTATCTTGAGTGGTAATCTTTCAAGTCAATTTTGCCTGATTTATACAACCAACTTTCTTCTTaaactgtatagtacatcatatTCCATCCTTTTACATTTAAACTGTCAGTGGCTTTATACTTAACTGTAAAGAGCAAAAAGTTGGGCCTTATGTATCTAGTCTGACATTCTGCTTATTAACTGGAATATATAGTCTGTTTACATTTAGTGTTATAATATACTTGGGTTTAAGTCTATCATactatttgttttgtatttgccTCCTTTGTTCTTTGTCCTTTATTTCTGCTATATTGCTTTGGGGGGGTAATTGAACATATATTGAAATACCATTCTATCCCCTCTACTTGTGGTTCGCCATActtcatattatttttgtataGGTAGCTCTAGGGCTTACCCTATATATCCCTAATTTATCACAATCTTCCTTAAATTAATGTTATATCACTTCATGTAAAACATAAGAATAGTAAAC encodes the following:
- the LOC110593474 gene encoding putative olfactory receptor 52P1; the encoded protein is MQFTNHSHQNPNTFLLMGIPGLEASHFWIAFPFCSMYALAVLGNMAVLLVVQSEPALHQPMYLFLCMLSIIDLVLCTSTVPKLLALFWTNATEINFGACATQMFFIYGFSAVESGILLAMAFDRYLAICRPLHYGSLFSPETVGKLAAAAVFRGLGLMTPLTCLLARLSYCSRVAAHSYCEHMVVVKLACGGTQPNNIYGITAATLVVGTDSICIAVCYALILRAVLSLSSKEARAKTFGTCGSHLGVILLFYTPGLFSFYTQHFGQHVPRHIHILLADLYLVLPPMLNPIIYGMKTKQIRDGALRLMKQGIVQS